In Fusobacterium perfoetens, the genomic window ACCTTTATTTTTTATGGAAAGGAGTATTTTTTTGAAAAAATTTCTTCTCTTTATTTCAAATGGCTCTGAAATGTTAGAAATTTCTCCCTTTGTGGATATTTTTGGATGGAACGAAATTGTTGGAGACAAAAAACAAAAAATTAAGATTGTAACAATTTCATACGGAGAAATTGTAAATGCTACATGGAATTTGAAAATAAAAACAGAGCTTAAATTTGATGAAAACTTTAAGTATGAAGATGAATATGATGGAATAATTATTCCTGGTGGTTTTGGAAAAGCAGGATATTTTAATGACATTAAAAAAGAAAGTTTTCAGAATCTTATAAGAAAATTTTATGAAAAAGATAAGATTACAGTAGGTATATGTACAGGTGCGATAGCTTTAGGGGAAGCAGGTATATTAAAAGGAAAAAAGGCTACAACATATTTTCTTGATAATAAAAGATATTTTAATCAGCTTGAAAAATTTGGAGCATTTCCTGTTATGAAAACTCTTGTTAAGGACGGAAATATTTTTACAACAGCAAATCCTCAGTCAGCACTTGTTCTTGGATTTACACTTCTTGAGCTTTTAACTTCAAAAGAAAATATGGAGAAGGTTGCTTTTAATATGGGATACTCTCATATATGCTGTGAAAATATAATATAAATCTTAAATAAATAGTGAAATTTCATAAAATATATGTTATGCTTTAAATGTAAAACCATAAATTTTTTAAGAGGTGAAAATATGAAAATAGAAGAAGGAAAAGTAGTAACACTTGAATTTAGAGTTTATGACAACAAAACTAATGAACTTCTTGAAGATACTAAAGAAGTAGGACCTTTCTTTTATATCCATGGATTTGGATATTTCGTTCCAAAAGTTGAAGAGGAATTAGAAGGAAAAGAAGCAGGGTATAAAACAAAAGTAGCTCTTACAGCTGAAGAAGGATATGGAGAATACGACGAAGACTTAGTAATGGAAATGGATAGAAAAGATTTTGCTGAGTTTGAAGATATCTATGAAGGATTAGATTTCATAGCTGATCTTGATGACGGTTCTGAACAATCTTTTGTTATAACAAAAATAGAAGATGATGTTGTAACTGCTGACGGAAATCACCCATTTGCTGGAAGAGATGTAAGATTTGAAATAGAAGTTACAGGAGTAAGAGAAGCTACTGAAAAAGAAATAGAAGCTGGAGAACCATTATTTCAAGGATTTTAATTTCTGTTAATTTTCTTTGAGTAAGTAAAGAAAATTAACCAAAAGAAACTTGCTTTGCTGGAGAAAATTTTTTTATTATTTTTTAATGCAACAAGGTCTAATATTTTGATAAATTATTCTAAAAAAGGGGTAAATAGTAATGAAAATAGCTTTAGGTTGTGACCACGGTGGTTACGAATTAAAAGAAAAAGTAAAAAAGCATCTTATAGAAAAAGGGCATGAAGTTTTAGATTTAGGATGTCATTCAACTGAATCTGTAAACTATCCTGTTTATGGAAAAGCAGTTGGACACGCTGTTGTAAACAAAGAAGCTGACTTAGGAGTTATTATCTGTGGAACAGGAATAGGAATTTCTATTGCTGCAAATAAAGTTAAAGGTGTAAGAGCTGCTCTTTGTATGAATACAACAATGGCAAGACTTACTAAAGAACACAATAATGCCAATGTTCTTGCAATGGGTGCAAGAATGATAGGAGATGTACTTGCTCTTGAAATCGTAGATGAGTTCTTAACTGCTGAGTTCCAAGGTGGAAGACATGCAGAAAGAATAGCTATGCTTGAAGACTAATAATAAAAAATAAAACTGGAGGTATTTAATTATGGCATCTATTTTTACAAAAATAATCAATAGAGAAATACCTGCTGCTATAGTTTTTGAAAATGATAAGGTTATAGCTTTTAAGGATATAAATCCTCAGGCACCTGTACATATTCTTGTTGTTCCCAAAAAAGAAATAGCAACAGTAAATGATATAAAAGAAGAAGACAAGGAACTTATTGGTGAAGTTTATCTTGCCATAGGAAAAATTGCTGCTGATTTGGGAATAGCAGAAGAGGGATACAGAGTAATTGCAAACTGTAATGAGTATGGAGGACAAGAAGTATTTCATATTCATTTCCATCTTCTTGGAGGAAAAAAATTAGGTCCTCTTGTATAGGAAATAAAAAATATAAAAATAAAAAATTTTTTTCACAGAGACTTAGTTTTAGTCTCTGTTTTTTTTTATTGTTATAAAAAATATGAAATCAAAAAAATAATTCAAAAAAAATTTATTATTGACTTATTTTTTTTTATACTATAATAGCCTAAGAAACAACGAATACAAATCGCTTAGTTTTATTATATAATTTCACTATTATCTTAATAAAAAAGCGGGGGACCCACTTTATGAACAAAGGTTTTATGTTCATGCTAACCTCGTCACACATTTTCGGGGGGCTATGGGGTCTTACATAGATTTAGTCTGTATAACACCATGCACTGTCATGGTGTTTTTTATTTCATTAAAAAAATTGTTTATAAAAAAATTAAAATAAAATCAAAAAATCAAGGGGTGATATTTAGGATTTAATTCATTGAATTAATATTCTAGAGATTAAGGAGGTATCTTATGAAACAAAAAACAGAAAATGTCAGAGAAACAAAATTTATACACGCATTTATACCATTAGTATTTTTGGTATGTTCTCTTACATACACCATAAGGTACACCAATGCAGATCCACATATTCCTATTATGATTTCAGGAATGCTTGCAGCTTGTGTTGCAATGTTTTCATTAAAATATAAATGGGACTATATACTTGAAGGAATTTTAAATACAATTAAGTCATCAATGGAAGCAGCTATAATTCTTCTTATAATTGGAATGGTTGTAGGAAGCTGGATTATTTCTGGTGTAGTTCCTACAATGATTTTTTATGGATTAAAAATAATTTCTCCAGGAATATTTCTTCCAGCAGCTCTTATTCTTGCTCTTATAGTTGCTCTTGCAACAGGAAGTTCATGGAGTACAGCAGCAACTGTAGGAATTGCTCTTATGGGAGTTGGAACAGGACTTGGAATTCCTCCTCAAATAACAGCAGGAGCAATAATTTCTGGGGCATATATGGGAGATAAACTTTCTCCTCTTTCAGATACAACAAA contains:
- a CDS encoding FKBP-type peptidyl-prolyl cis-trans isomerase, whose amino-acid sequence is MKIEEGKVVTLEFRVYDNKTNELLEDTKEVGPFFYIHGFGYFVPKVEEELEGKEAGYKTKVALTAEEGYGEYDEDLVMEMDRKDFAEFEDIYEGLDFIADLDDGSEQSFVITKIEDDVVTADGNHPFAGRDVRFEIEVTGVREATEKEIEAGEPLFQGF
- the rpiB gene encoding ribose 5-phosphate isomerase B, with translation MKIALGCDHGGYELKEKVKKHLIEKGHEVLDLGCHSTESVNYPVYGKAVGHAVVNKEADLGVIICGTGIGISIAANKVKGVRAALCMNTTMARLTKEHNNANVLAMGARMIGDVLALEIVDEFLTAEFQGGRHAERIAMLED
- a CDS encoding DJ-1/PfpI family protein, translating into MKKFLLFISNGSEMLEISPFVDIFGWNEIVGDKKQKIKIVTISYGEIVNATWNLKIKTELKFDENFKYEDEYDGIIIPGGFGKAGYFNDIKKESFQNLIRKFYEKDKITVGICTGAIALGEAGILKGKKATTYFLDNKRYFNQLEKFGAFPVMKTLVKDGNIFTTANPQSALVLGFTLLELLTSKENMEKVAFNMGYSHICCENII
- a CDS encoding histidine triad nucleotide-binding protein translates to MASIFTKIINREIPAAIVFENDKVIAFKDINPQAPVHILVVPKKEIATVNDIKEEDKELIGEVYLAIGKIAADLGIAEEGYRVIANCNEYGGQEVFHIHFHLLGGKKLGPLV